Proteins from a single region of Lelliottia sp. JS-SCA-14:
- the cpxA gene encoding envelope stress sensor histidine kinase CpxA, with protein MIGSLTARIFAIFWLTLALVLMLVLMLPKLDSRQMTELLDSEQRQGVMIEQHVEAELANDPPNDLMWWRRLFRAIDKWAPPGQRLLLVTSEGRVIGAERNEMQIIRNFIGQADNADHPQKKKYGRVEMVGPFSIKDGEDNYQLYLIRPASSSQTDFINLLFDRPLLLLIVTMLLSSPLLLWLAWSLAKPARKLKNAADEVAQGNLRQHPELEAGPQEFLAAGASFNQMVTALERMMTTQQRLLSDISHELRTPLTRLQLGTALLRRRSGESKELERIEMEAHRLDSMINDLLVMSRNQQKNALVSETVKANHLWHEVLDNAAFEAEQMGKSFTVNFPPGPWPLYGNPNTLESALENIVRNALRYSHTKIEVAFSVDKDGITINVDDDGPGVSPEDREQIFRPFYRTDEARDRESGGTGLGLAIVETAIQQHRGWVKADDSPLGGLRLTLWLPLYKRS; from the coding sequence GATGACGGAGCTTCTCGACAGCGAGCAACGTCAGGGCGTGATGATCGAGCAACACGTGGAAGCCGAACTGGCAAACGACCCGCCTAACGATTTGATGTGGTGGCGCAGGCTGTTTCGCGCTATCGACAAGTGGGCGCCGCCCGGACAACGCCTGCTGCTGGTCACCAGCGAAGGCCGCGTGATTGGCGCGGAACGCAATGAAATGCAGATCATCCGCAACTTCATTGGCCAGGCGGATAACGCCGATCACCCGCAGAAAAAGAAATATGGTCGGGTAGAGATGGTAGGGCCATTTTCCATCAAGGATGGGGAAGATAATTACCAACTCTATCTGATTCGCCCGGCGAGCAGCTCCCAGACCGACTTTATCAACCTGCTGTTTGACCGACCGCTGCTGCTGCTGATTGTCACCATGCTGCTGAGTTCTCCCCTGCTGTTATGGCTGGCGTGGAGCCTGGCGAAACCGGCGCGTAAGCTGAAAAACGCCGCCGATGAAGTGGCGCAGGGCAACCTGCGACAGCACCCGGAACTGGAAGCCGGGCCGCAAGAGTTCCTCGCCGCCGGGGCCAGTTTTAACCAGATGGTGACCGCGCTCGAGCGAATGATGACCACTCAGCAACGCCTGCTGTCGGACATCTCCCACGAGCTGCGCACGCCGCTGACGCGCTTACAGCTGGGCACCGCGCTGCTGCGTCGTCGCAGTGGTGAGAGCAAAGAGCTGGAGCGTATCGAGATGGAAGCGCATCGTCTGGACAGCATGATCAACGATCTGCTGGTGATGTCGCGCAATCAGCAGAAAAACGCGCTGGTGAGCGAAACGGTGAAAGCCAATCACCTGTGGCACGAGGTGCTGGACAACGCGGCGTTTGAAGCGGAACAGATGGGCAAGTCGTTCACCGTCAACTTCCCGCCTGGCCCATGGCCGCTGTACGGTAACCCCAACACGCTGGAGAGCGCGCTGGAGAATATCGTGCGTAACGCCCTGCGGTACTCGCATACGAAGATTGAGGTGGCGTTCTCGGTCGATAAAGACGGCATCACCATCAACGTGGATGATGACGGTCCTGGCGTGAGCCCGGAAGACCGCGAGCAGATTTTCCGTCCGTTCTATCGCACCGATGAAGCGCGCGATCGCGAATCCGGTGGGACAGGGCTGGGGCTGGCGATTGTTGAGACCGCCATTCAGCAGCATCGCGGCTGGGTGAAGGCCGATGATAGTCCGCTTGGTGGATTGCGGTTGACGCTGTGGTTGCCGCTGTACAAGCGTTCGTAG